The Campylobacter sp. CN_NE2 region GAATTTCTGCAAATTCAAACACAAGCTACTCAAATGCAGGGCTTATTAACAACACCGCAGGAAAAGTCATTGCAAATTATTGGCTAGATAAAGTTTATAACAAAGAAGAAGGCGCAGCGCATAGAAACGGGGATTATCACATACATGATTTAGATTGTTTGAGTGCATACTGCGCCGGTTGGAGTTTGCGAGTTTTATTAAACGAAGGCTTTAACGGAGTTCGCGGCAGGGTTGAGAGCAAAGCACCAAAACATTTTCGCGAAGCACTTTATCAAATGGCAAATTTTTTGGGAATTTTGCAAAGCGAGTGGGCGGGAGCTCAGGCATTTTCGAGTTTTGATACATATTTAGCACCCTATGTTTTTAAAGACAAACTTAGCGACGATGAGATCAAAAAGGCAATAACTAGTTTTGTTTTTAACCTAAATGTCCCGGCTCGCTGGGGTCAAAGTCCATTTACAAATGTTACGATTGATTTAACTTGCCCTGATGATTTAAAAGAGCAAATTCCAACTAGCAACGATATTCATTTATTTCGCGGAATTTGCGATGACGAGCTTTTAAAAGAAGTTAAAAAACGGGGCAAAAATTCGCTAGAAGAGCTTACTTACGGCGATTTTGAGCCTGAAATGGGGCGGATTGTGGTCGCGTTTTATGAAGTGCTAACGCAAGGCGATAAATGCGGTCAGCCTTTTACTTTCCCGATACCGACCGTGAATTTAACCGAGAGTTTTGATTGGGAAAGTAAGGCGGCACATGCTATTTTTGAAAATACCGCTAAAATCGGATCTAGCTATTTTCAAAATTTTATCGGAAGCCAATATATCACAAATGAAAATGGCGAAAAAGTGCCAAACCCAAAAGCCTATAAGCCGGGCGCTGTTCGCTCTATGTGTTGTAGGTTACAGCTTGATTTAAGAGAGCTATTAAAACGGGGTGGGGGTCTTTTTGGTAGTGCGGAAATGACAGGAAGTATCGGCGTGGTAACCATAAATTTAGCCCGTCTTGGATATTTGTATAAAGATGATAAAGCAGGGCTTTTTGCTAGACTTGATGAGCTATTAGAACTTGCAAAATCAACCTTGGAGAAAAAACGCAAATTTGTAAATGAAATGTTTGAGCGTGGGCTTTATCCATACACAAAACGCTATTTAAACGGCTTTAATAACCATTTTAGCACTATTGGCATTAACGGCGCAAACGAAATGATACGAAATTTTACTGATGATAAAGAAAACATTACGACTAGGTTCGGGCGAGAATTTGCTAGTGAAATTATCGAGCATTTGCGTGAAAAAATTCGCCTTTTCCAAGAGCAAACGGGAAATTTATACAACCTTGAAGCAACTCCCGCAGAAGGCACGACTTATCGTTTTGCAAAAGAAGATAAAAAACGCTATGAAAATATATTGCAAGCAGGATCTCATAAAAATATTTACTACACAAACTCGACCCAGCTTCCGTCGTATTTCGGAGACGATCCGTTTGAAGCTTTGGATTTGCAAGATGACTTACAATCTAGCTACA contains the following coding sequences:
- a CDS encoding ribonucleoside triphosphate reductase, with protein sequence MKKIIKRDGSAQEFLPYKIEDAIKKAFKSESWPYDKRVFESVLQSIVFKEKLGVEEIQDLIEKSLYSHGYFAVMKSFMIYRHTHKMQREQILGLNDDTTYINCTQTINEYISKSDWRISANSNTSYSNAGLINNTAGKVIANYWLDKVYNKEEGAAHRNGDYHIHDLDCLSAYCAGWSLRVLLNEGFNGVRGRVESKAPKHFREALYQMANFLGILQSEWAGAQAFSSFDTYLAPYVFKDKLSDDEIKKAITSFVFNLNVPARWGQSPFTNVTIDLTCPDDLKEQIPTSNDIHLFRGICDDELLKEVKKRGKNSLEELTYGDFEPEMGRIVVAFYEVLTQGDKCGQPFTFPIPTVNLTESFDWESKAAHAIFENTAKIGSSYFQNFIGSQYITNENGEKVPNPKAYKPGAVRSMCCRLQLDLRELLKRGGGLFGSAEMTGSIGVVTINLARLGYLYKDDKAGLFARLDELLELAKSTLEKKRKFVNEMFERGLYPYTKRYLNGFNNHFSTIGINGANEMIRNFTDDKENITTRFGREFASEIIEHLREKIRLFQEQTGNLYNLEATPAEGTTYRFAKEDKKRYENILQAGSHKNIYYTNSTQLPSYFGDDPFEALDLQDDLQSSYTGGTVFHLYMKERISSGEACKNLIRKIVSNYKLPYITITPIFSVCHKHGYIAGEHEFCPKCDEEILQEYQKNKGA